The window agaggaaGAAGGTAAAAGATGCAATAAGACATATTAGAATAAACACCTAATATAGTAGACCTTAAAAGGTCATCATAAGAGCAGGAAATGTGTGGCAGATCATTTGATGATACTAAACAGATAAAGCCAAAGAGAGTGAGTTTCAATACAAATGAAACATCATACACTGCACAATAAAATTACAAAAGCGTGATATATCTATGAGAAACTTTTCGAGTAATGCAGTGCAATTGAAGCTTTTAAGCTCGTCTTTGCCTAGTTGGTAATGGTTGCATCTGGTTGGGACTAGAGATGCGAGTTCAGTTCCACCGTATTGCTCAAAATGTTTACCATATACTGCTCGATGGCATGCACAGTATCATAAAGACAGTCATAGCACGATGATGCAAAGTACATATAAAGTACATATCCATTCAAGCTCatttatttttcatatatttagaaaAGCCCACATACAGTACATTATTTATATCAATACAGATCACACATTTTTCATATTTTTAGAAAGCCAACATACATTAAGTATATTATTTGATCAAATCAAGGCCTAATTTTGTTTAGTTCAAAACCTAGACAGCAGAATAAACACACATACAACTTTATAGACATTGACTATCAAATGACTAGATTAAACTTTATGAGAATGCATATAATAAAACTATAATTAAAATATAATACATGGGGTCTACAAATTAGTTACTCCATTATAGGCCTTAATACATTAATTATTACAGGAACAGTCTTAAAACAGTTTGTGCTAATTCACACATAATAAGACACTGACTACCACAGTCCAGTCAATATATCAGTAAACCATAATAAAGAATTTATTAAGGCTAATAATGGGGTGAATAATTTGTAGATACCCTGTATATTATTAAAATGGAATTGTAATAAAAGATACAGTATAGCATACAGTATTTTTCCTTACACCTCTTTTCTACGTGCACCTATTTCATCCATTTTCCTGCAAATTGGAGAAATGTTAATATACTGTACatttaaattatattaaaataaatACATATCAAACTATACCTTATACATGTTATTTTATGCTGCAACATAGCCAATGCCAATCTTTTCCAAGCACTGAAGTGTAAAATATACACATTACATGTCTGTGTAGTATATTAAACAACTAACAATGTGACAAATCCTGGTTTAAAATAATGATTTAGAAACACTttttttatgtacttaaccccGTGTAAAGAGTTCATAGAAGATAAGATTTACTGATGATGTAAGCTTATTGTCATATAGTTACTCTTATGTTTAATATTAATGCCTGCAATGTTAACAAAACATTAATATGAATTACATATGATTTGATCACAGGGTTTCCCCATCACCTATGCCAAAACATATCTCAAGATACAAGTAATATTACAAAATAATGTACAATAGGATACAATAATGTAAATTACCATTCAAGCATAAAATTTTACAGAatgtaaaatattatatattattatacctGTATACCAATATGTGTACAATActgtaatattatacaataataTACAGATGTACAAAAATAttacgatatattgtataattaaaaagGCAAATAATGCAACAGCTGGCTTTCGATCTGTGCATAAAACATGCTCTAGCAAAACTGCGTACAAATTGATTTTAAAGTTCTACTGTACATATGAGAAAAATGTATCTGCATTCCAGAGACCTCCTAAAGTCCAAATTTTTTCCCAATACAGTATGGTAcctcaaaaaacacacacacagtacagtagACAGTATTCGAGTGCGTACTTAACAACTCCCCACTTAAAATAAGTGATGAAGGAGTACAAGGCATTCTCATCTAacaaaagtactgtacagtacttcatTCCTGAAAATTGTTCACTGGTCATTTGTTCAGTACTCAGAACCACATTTCCCACAGGTGCAATGATATAAATGACTTAGGTTCTGACCAACAAAAATCAACAaaattttaacatttttaagaaaaaataaatagACTGTTTTATTTACCCTGAATGCTGGAGTTGTTCTACTTAAACAGATACTGTAGTTATTGATGACAGAAGATTCGTTATGTATCAGTAGATTTGTTATGAGCCGATCTGGTTTCCCTGGTTCCCTATTCCAGGGCTCGTATTTCTCAGGTCACCTGCAGTGTCATTACGTCTAACTAGCCTGTGGTCTGCCCTCGTGCCCATGATGTCTGTAAGTATGCCCCTCTGATGGCAGTGTTTGCTAATACCTGTATATGTCTTGGGTCGATATTCGGGCACGGTGGTTTTGGAGGTTAAATAGGTCTTGTCAGCCCGGTATCCTGTATCCGTTCTTGGTCTTCTGCGGCCTTGTGTTACCttgggtagtgtgttgaggtcaaCCATTTCATCTTTTGATACCTGCAGTGCTGCCCCCTCAATGGAGGTGCCCTTTTTGTTCTACtatgtgggtagttagcttcagggagccaacggggctctcCCGAGAAAACCagtgctgaatgtaatgaaactccaatttctgggcgagacctggaGGCTAACTAACAACCTCCTCCCCCTGGCCATTAGCATGTTTCATCATTATAGAACTGAGTGGTGGGGTCTGGCTGACCTGGTCCACTTCCCTCCTCTCTCCAAACAAGGGAGAGGATGTGGGGCAAACTTGCTCACTCTAGTTTAATAAAATTTTGGTGGTTTGTTTTCATTGTAGGAATAGTTCATTTGGCATTTTTTGGGGCTGTGGTCTGATTTTAACAATGCAGTagtctgttttgttttgcctaaCTTTCTAGGTCCCTTCCCTGATGGTGGCAATTATGATTGCCACCATTatgtaaagtgttcataggcCATCACTCGCTGCACCTTTCtgagggggaccaggttctggctcgtggtctccggtaggccaATAGAACTCCACGACTGATGGCACCGAGTAGTATGGCACTGTtcagtgtgtatttactatttgtatctgtggaatcgagctgtgtgtgatagcttcagggagctcaTGAGCCCCCCCTATCTCCCCAAAAATCACCGTTACCAGCAAGCATTTGAAATTAACCTGTACTTCTTGTTGTTTTGTGATTAACAGAATGGGTTTCATTTACCCAGTTCTGTATATGTTGAGGTGAAGACTGCTATTTCTTCATGTGCATGAGGTGTCTGTTGATGTTCCTACGTAAATTAGATTTAAAAATATTAGTGCATTCCTACTTCAAGTCTGCATGAAGGTGGATAGGAATACAATACTTTAACACTTCCCTTAACTTGCTTGTCTTACTTCAATGTTTTCCTTATTATATTAAAACAATATTACATATTATTAttacatatttttattttttcatatttaatGTCATAAATGGTGGACCCATCATCCTTATGGATATATACTGTATAACTGATGACCTTTGAACGTTGTTCAAATTTGACTTCCTAAACCATGTACACTTTTGATAGCATCAAAATTTCACCAGTTTCAACAAAATGTATCAATTTAAGGTGATGCCAAGCTTTGGATGCCAAATTCTTGAGCAATGATTATACTGTATAAAGAAAATACTCTTATGCTAAAATTTAGTTGTAATGCAATATTCTAAATTCAGACTATGTCAAGACAGGTGCACTATTCACCTTGACATATAAACACTAAATAATAATCTGTTGCTAATAATATTCATTTTTAAATATTAACCAGGATATCTTGATCCTTTACAAGAAAATATCAGTGACTTTTCAGTCAGCAGCTCTATGACATTCccaaaaattaaacaaatatgtAAATGGTAATACTGGGAAGATTAACAGTGGATTACATTTCTTACACATTTTTCACTTGAAAAGAAAAATTTAAGGAAATTTTGATGAAAGTACAGTAATAAAATGTCCCCAATTCATCTGTTACATGAACACTTTTTTCCATACATACAGAGAGAAATATCCTACATCAGTGCTAGTCTTCATGGTCTATGGAAGCACTTCTGTGGAGCAGCGAATAAATGTCCTTTCTCTCAATTTCAATTAATTGCTTGTCATGCATAGTCTGTTGCAACAAATTCTTAACCACTGCACAATCCTTCAAAAACATTTTAAATTCCTCCTTACCTTTAATGTCACACACTGCTTCAGATTGCGATTTCTAATTTCATTAAGCATGTCCAACTGTTGCTCCATGTTCCCATTTCTCCATATTTAACCTTCATTAATTCTTGTTTTCTGATAGCTTAAACTTGTTGTGGCAGCCCACATTCTTACTTGATAATTTAAGTGCTGAGTCCGAGCATGGGACACTTGCCTAATTTTAGTTGCTTAGGCTCAAGTTCCAAATTGTTAATCAAAATTTATGAGTATTGTACATTGTTTTTATATACGTTTGATACATGAAGGTGAAGATATGGTTGGCAAGGATACCATCAAGGGATGGCACTGTGATCATGAAAAAGGTGCACATGCTGCAGCTGTTCTAGAGCTGTAGTCTTAATAAAGTTATGAACTATACTCCAACCTCTCAAAAATCCCTGGGGTAATTACAGCATTTATCTTTTTCACGCTGGGTCATTGAGGAAACTGTCTAACTCGCTGGTATCATGATCCAAGTCAATTTCTTCTAGTTTCAGTCCCTGTTCATCTTCAGTGCTTGGAATTCTTCCTGTAATTACCAAAAATATAAGTTTAAAGGTTTCACATGTGACTAAGCCCCTAATCAGGAGAAATAGTCAATCTAAAATATAAGTAGTTTAAGTCTGATCAAAATAAACTGAGTTTATTGAAATGGCCACTATTCTAGGCTACACTTCAGTAGTTCTCCTCAGCTAAAGTCACAGACTTACATTGGACACTGTGACTGCACCAAGCTCCTATGAAAGTCACACCGCACATGATGCGCACATATCCATCTGTCTTATGCCATTCATGTGGCAGGGTAGCTAATGTAGATCCCATATGTCCCCACTACTCTGGATAAGCCACCCAAGATCCCGGGAAATATCAGAATGCTTAACCCTTATTCACAAACTGTCTGGAAAAAGCTAATCTTCAAACAACTCTCTGAATATGACCCTTACTAATCTGCCTAGCCTGACTGGCCCAACCTACCTGAAGGTTGCATAAAGGTAATTAAAGGGTTGTAGATAAAAACATTGGTGTAAAGAgtcactggacataaataggataAGAATATAAAAACCCTAAATTTAAAATGGTGATGTTTGGTACACTAGTCATGAAAAGTGACTGGATAGGAGTGCCAGAAATGAGGATATGGATATAATAGAGAATTCAAAGTGACAAGAATATTAAAGATGCTGAAGATGAGCAACTGGTAAATTAGttgttaaaaggaatgttaagaaaTAATTGTGAATTATGTGCATCATTGCTTTGTgggagagaaagtgagagtaAGGGGAGATGTACACTTCAACCAAAATTAAATTTTACACTGACAATGAACAAATGAGGAATATTATGCATCATCAAACCCATTATAAATTACATAAATATAAGGAAAACAAGAAAGTAGACATGCCATTAATGCCATTAACATGCCCTTCCTGTGTGCACCTCAATAATAATTGAAGTAAATCACTTGTATAGACATTACTTTCTACAAACAAATCAGTTGAACAATTATGATGTGGACTTACTTGTGACACGTCCTTGTTCTTTGTAATACTTAATATCTTCACTGAACTGATCTGAGAACaccttttctctttctttccgctCATTCTCCTTGTGCTCCTCCAGGGCAAGCATCTTGGCTTGATGAGTCACAGTTAGCTCTTCTGTTAAAGGTCAAATATTACAGTAAAATACTTAATCATTCAGGGATACATTCAACCATCAACCTACTTTGGCTACACTTCAAGAAATAAATTTTCTAATAATAAATATGTAATGTTGACAACTGAACTTATCATTTCCAGGTTTTAATATTCAGATTCAAAAATTCAACACAGTTCTAATTACCTTAGAAATGTGTAATTACATTCTTTTATATGTAGCTACTTTAATCTACATTTTAATAAATACTTCATCATGAACAAAAAactcagcgttgaatgtaatgaaacgccattttctgggcaagatCTGCAGctgccccctcccagggaggggggagctgtgcagacagcggcacggcgacatgtgacgtcatgctcgtttgcgcatttcttttaggggagttctatccacttgttcggcttttggtagcaatattttcaccagaataggggtttgttttgggatgcttatctttctgggtgcctgactcggtcaatggcagacacagaatgcttctaaccacacgggggtttctataggcccatgcctctctgagggggccaagttctggctcatggtccccggtaggcccacagaactccatacacatgactgataccaAAGTCTGACATTCGCATATcaacctagtaagctccggggagccgcaggggctcccccccagaaatatttatatttacataaatatggctATACTGTACTTCTTtctggcaggcgatgagtcacaataacgtggctgaagtatgttgaccagaccacacactagaagttgaagggacgacgacgtttcggtccgtcctggaccattctcaatcgacttgagaatggtccaggacggatcgaaacgttgtcgtcccttcaacttctagtgtgtggtctggtcaacatacttctttCTTTCTTTGAAACCAAGAGTGGGAAATATAGTAAAAGATAACACGTTGAGTGTCATACACTTATATGGAGCATCCCTTGCACCTTGGATAGAAAATTACATGTCAAGATGGAAGTAACAATGAATGAAAGGGGAGATAGTTCAACTGTCATGAAGTATAAATAGCAAAATACAGTACAGTGTATTAATGAGGACATCACCATCATTATTTCATTTATAACCTCAATGGGGtgggaagaaaagagagagatgaTTGGAATAGGAAAAGATTCCTATTAAAAAAGAAAAGATGAATTCCACCATCTCATTTGTTGCTCTTCCTTCAAGCTCTCTCCCCATTGGACTTCACTCAGATCGTCCCTCacctttctgtaatctttcttctTCTTTAGTGTGTTTCATGATCTAACCAAATCCTTTAGCTCAATTATGTCCTCTAACATGATAATGCAGTAATTACCTCTACAAgaggcattgcatactttatttttTCAATATATGCCTCATTTTTTGTAAAACACCTGGCCCCACATGTTGCTGGTGGGtcctctccccttactcttgttgGTTCTGTAATATGTAGCTTCCAGAAGTGCTTGTCTGGTGTGTCTACCAGTTTTGGTCTCCATGTCTCATCATCATCCCATAGTGAAAGCCATACACTACTATGTTTTGGTTCTGTTGACAGTAGGTTAACATGGGTCTCAAGAGGCCTGGTGTGATTCCCAAGGCTTGGCTATACCAGTGCATAACACTAAGAACTACTAAGCACTGGAGAACTACTAAGGCCTCAGAAAACAGGCCAGACACAATAGGCCTGCACACAAATATCATACACGACTTTGCATAAACAGTACTGTAATGTACAGTGCAGCTATGCCTGAATGGATTGATTCATGCTAGTCCCCCATCTGTTACAGTACGAGAAACCAGttgcaaacaccccccccccaccctttggTTTTGTCCAAGTAATTATCTACTTATGTACTTTTTTGTCATTTTGATCAGCAAAATCAATACAGTATATTTTTACTAGCAAACATTGTAACTCGTTTTTGTGCATAATGTATTTTAATACTAAATTAATGTAGAAATGGTACATTTTACACTAGAAGGAACTCTCGGGCGATTCCCTAGCACCTTACATAACTCTGTGATACAGTTGAAAAGACCATAGTGGCATTGGTTCAGTGTACTGGCCTGcctgacagggaaggttgctgtccaTTGTGCAAAGTAGAACTTTTAGAGCAGCAGAATATGAAAGCTTAGAAAATGCTGCAATACATGGTAGATATGAGGCTCACTTTTAAGAGAATTAAGCCGGTGTGTGTATTTTTCCCGTGACAAAGCAAGGCTCAGACGCAGATCAAGTGTTATTTCTTGAAGAGAAAGTTCTTCATCCAAATCTTGAAGTTCCAAGAGGCCACCTTCAACTTCTTCAAAGAGTCCTCTCATAGAACCTGTCAATATAGGAATTCTCTTAAATATATTGTTCATGTAGCTATTTTTTAATGCTGCATTGTACATACTGTAtcttttttatgttcaaaaaAGACCTTTCTCCAATTGGACTCTTAATCGGTGACTGTACACCTTATGCATTTATGGTTGCTTAATCTGCCTACAACAGGTTTTGCCATACTTCTTTATGATAAGACTTATGAAAATTAGCAGACTGATAATTTTTGCTTGCCAATCCAAATTCATTATAATCACATTTTCTTAGCTCGCTTTCTATTTAAAAATTACATAAAAAATGTCTTCTTTTTTAGCCAGCATTAAAGCTTAATATATTGTTTTCTCTAGTTGGCTCTGTAATATATTATTTGAGAAAGCAGTTTttaactacagtacagtactgtactcctaaaaaCAGTCCTGTACAATGAAGGTTGACATGCAAGACCAAAGAGCCGTATCTCCTGGCCTGTAAGAAAAAGTAGGCGAGAACTTTTAGGCAAGTACTGCAAATTTGTCACTATATATGACATAAATTCCTTTTAATCTGCCACATATAGGCTGCAATAACCTTTCTATATGTGCATATAACTCACCTATAGTAGCCAGCATGGAGTGAAGCTGAGCCATAATATTGGGCAAATGAGCCAAGAGAGAGTGAATCTCGGCCATCTGGCTATGCTGGTTTTCACACTCATCAGCCAGTGTGGTGATTTCACTATCAATACTCTGTAAAAAGAAATTTGTTTTATAATTACTATACTTGAATATAAAACTAAAACCAATTAATACTGAAGCCTGTTA of the Procambarus clarkii isolate CNS0578487 chromosome 56, FALCON_Pclarkii_2.0, whole genome shotgun sequence genome contains:
- the Dysb gene encoding dysbindin protein homolog, with amino-acid sequence MVVGNKSCKPKAWPQLEQVGVREDLDVIDIDHMQRLLIVKMFESLRKNIQTVQDGITAGLQRLSVGERPPTTPTESHVNLAAGSDLLQMYQTQWATMHHMAEQNAKVAQSIDSEITTLADECENQHSQMAEIHSLLAHLPNIMAQLHSMLATIGSMRGLFEEVEGGLLELQDLDEELSLQEITLDLRLSLALSREKYTHRLNSLKKELTVTHQAKMLALEEHKENERKEREKVFSDQFSEDIKYYKEQGRVTRRIPSTEDEQGLKLEEIDLDHDTSELDSFLNDPA